The following is a genomic window from Neodiprion pinetum isolate iyNeoPine1 chromosome 3, iyNeoPine1.2, whole genome shotgun sequence.
GGTCTGACAAACGTTGAAGAGTGGGAAATGAACGCCCCAACGCTACAGAAACAACCAGAAAAAGCCAGGGAGACAAGAAGCGTCAGGCTGATAGACGACAGTCTCGAACATAACCCAAAATCGGTTGAATTGACTGACGAAATGCGGTCGAAGATTCATCGAGGTTTCGATGATCCAAATGTTCGAGATAATTCGCGCGAGAGCGATGAGAAATGGTCGAATTTTCGGAGGAACTCAATCAGGCGGGATCATCATggggaaaaattcaaaggcAGAGAATCTGCCGATGCTGATTTGTCGAAGCAAAACGACGACTACCGGCGCTCGCGTTACAACTGGCGAAAGTCTGACCGTGGATTGTCACCGAGTCGCAGACACCATTTGAACAGGTTAAAGCAACAACGTAGCGACGAGACCAGAGATTTCATTCACGAACAGAATGGTCTGGAACATGTTGCCAGGAATCCAGACGAAAGTTCGAGATTCAAGGACGCGCGATTCGTAGATCAAGGCAAGACGATGCCCTTTGACGGGACGAAGAGAGTCCTTGACGAAAACGCTGAGGATCCTGCCGTAGGTTTGAAATTCTCTATATCGACCGATCCTGATTCTGACCCAATTGACTCGTCCTTGTAGAGTATAAAACCGAAGGACGATAACCaaaagaagaaattcaagGTGCTTTTGGCCGCCGATAATATGGAGGACGAATCTCAGATGGATTTGGCGCTACACGGAGAACTGGCTGGAAAAATTGTCGAGAGAATATTTGATCAGGTATATTGACTCGACTTGTTTGTTGTCTGCTTCCAATATTATCCTGATTTTTCATCTTAATCGATAACTAGGTACAGGTAAACAATGCGCTAAAAGTCGCCCTGGGACCTGGATTGTTCCGGAAACATAAATCCGAGGACGCTGTACAGACTGACAAAACTTACCGTCGGGGATTGGACGAGGACGAGGCGAGTGAATTCCACACTTAAG
Proteins encoded in this region:
- the LOC124214791 gene encoding uncharacterized protein encodes the protein MNAPTLQKQPEKARETRSVRLIDDSLEHNPKSVELTDEMRSKIHRGFDDPNVRDNSRESDEKWSNFRRNSIRRDHHGEKFKGRESADADLSKQNDDYRRSRYNWRKSDRGLSPSRRHHLNRLKQQRSDETRDFIHEQNGLEHVARNPDESSRFKDARFVDQGKTMPFDGTKRVLDENAEDPASIKPKDDNQKKKFKVLLAADNMEDESQMDLALHGELAGKIVERIFDQVQVNNALKVALGPGLFRKHKSEDAVQTDKTYRRGLDEDEASEFHT